The sequence CGCAGCGCGGACCCTGGTTGATGTTGAACGGGGAAGGTACTGGGATGGTCCGAACGCTCTGCGTGCTGAGTGAAGCGGCGCCGTCGTACGCGCCGACTGGGCGAGCCTTGATCTCTGTGACCACGACCGAACAGATTGGGGCACACGATGATGCTCCGCGAGCGGTGCGGCAGTTTCTTCAATCCTGGTTCGGCTCGCAAGTCGATGAGTGGCGTCATCTCCGGACGGATCACATTCACCGAGCGCTGCCTCCAATAGAGCTGCTTTCACCGGGGAACCGCGTAGCCCAACCGCGCGCGGCTGCGGGGGTCTACCTGTGTGGCGATTACCGGGAAAGCGGTACGCTGGATGGGGCGCTGTTGTCGGGCCGGAAAGCAGCTGAGGCAATATTGGCTGATTATGCCCTGTCATGACTCCAATCAAAGTGGTTGAAGAGTTGGCAGGTCTCAGCCATTCATAAAAAGTTCATCGATGCGGAGGTTCGTCCAACAAGGAGGTTTTCTTATGGCGGCCAGTGAGAAGGGGTATGACATCTCGGAGTGGTATGACTCAAAGCCGGTGAAGATCGGCTGGTTGGCGATCCTGGGGATCGGGGTGTTTTGGGTGCTGTACCAGCGGGCGTTCGGGTACTCGCACGGGTTGGACTCCATGACCCCGGAATTCGATTCGGTGTGGATGGGGTTGTGGCGGTTTAACATCATTGCGAACGCGCTGTTCTTTGCGGTGACCATCGGATGGATCTGGACCACACGCGACCGAAATCTGGCCAATCTCGATCCGAAGCTGGAGCTGAAGCGGTACTTTTACTGGATGGGGTGGTTGGTGTGTTACATCTGGGGAGTGTACTACGCGGGCAGCTACACACTGGAGCAGGATGCGGCGTGGCATCAAGTGAT is a genomic window of Nitrospira sp. SG-bin1 containing:
- a CDS encoding methane monooxygenase/ammonia monooxygenase subunit C — translated: MAASEKGYDISEWYDSKPVKIGWLAILGIGVFWVLYQRAFGYSHGLDSMTPEFDSVWMGLWRFNIIANALFFAVTIGWIWTTRDRNLANLDPKLELKRYFYWMGWLVCYIWGVYYAGSYTLEQDAAWHQVIIRDTSFTASHIVAFYGTFPLYITCGVASYLYAQTRLPLYNQATSFALVAAVVGPMF